Genomic segment of Mucilaginibacter sabulilitoris:
GCTTAAATCCAAACACTAATTTATATTATAACAATACCAACAAGGATGGTATAGCTGCCATCTGGACGCAGGCCATTTACTGGGATATGGCCATGGACGTTTATAACCGCACCAAAAAGGCATCGCAGCTTGCTTTTCTAAACGCCATGTACCAGGGCGGCTTTAACCAGTACGATGGCTATAACTGGAACAATACCACTACCTGGTTTATTTATGACGATATGATGTGGTGGATCATGGCCCTGGCCCGTGCCAACCAGCTTACCGGGAACGCTACTTATCTGCAAAAAGCCAAAGAAGGTTTCGACCATGTTTGGGCCGGCTCTTATGACCCTGCTGATGGTGGTATGTTTTGGGATTTTAACCACAGCGGTAAAAACTCGTGCATCAACTTCCCTACTGTTATAGCAGCCATGCGCTTGTATAAAGTAACAGGGGATAAAGCTTATTTAAACAAGGCACAATCTATTTACACATGGTCAAAAGCCAACCTTACGAATGCCGCTACCGGGCAGGTTTATGATAATAAGATAGGGAGTAATCCTCCGGGCGGCCAGGCTTATACCTACAATGCCGGTACGGCCATAGGGGCGGCCTACGCGCTTTATAAGCAATCAAAAAACAGCGCTTATCTGGAAGATGCAAAACGATATGCCGATTACGTAAAAAATAACTTATGCACCGACGGTATCTTGCCTGCCGAAGGCGACTTTAACGAGCAAGGCGTAATGAAAGCCATATTTGCCGATTACATGATGCAACTGATTAACGAGGGCGGACAAACCCAGTATTTAAGCTGGATCA
This window contains:
- a CDS encoding glycoside hydrolase family 76 protein, whose product is MSVQKFFVFVIMGSCIALLSCSKAKYTPPDTANADAVSKAQAVLRTATPSDNDLANLAYSSFNAACLNPNTNLYYNNTNKDGIAAIWTQAIYWDMAMDVYNRTKKASQLAFLNAMYQGGFNQYDGYNWNNTTTWFIYDDMMWWIMALARANQLTGNATYLQKAKEGFDHVWAGSYDPADGGMFWDFNHSGKNSCINFPTVIAAMRLYKVTGDKAYLNKAQSIYTWSKANLTNAATGQVYDNKIGSNPPGGQAYTYNAGTAIGAAYALYKQSKNSAYLEDAKRYADYVKNNLCTDGILPAEGDFNEQGVMKAIFADYMMQLINEGGQTQYLSWIKGNITTGWLNRDRVRNLTYRNYAITCPTGYIQSYEASSLVTFMQLYPGKDCLFPAGVTFYANTMYGGASTKPIPKGSYTLAQLKKFGFADDWASSASVPDGWKVTMYSEDNFQGTSWQLNADTPHFPNLSPTANDVVSSVKIE